Proteins found in one Haloferax litoreum genomic segment:
- a CDS encoding V-type ATP synthase subunit F: MSQEIAVIGSPDFTTGFRLAGVRKFENVPDEDKDEALDEAVMRTLEDEDVGIIVMHEDDLDHLSRNPRQSVERSIEPTLVTLGGSGGASGLRDQIKRAIGIDLMDE, encoded by the coding sequence ATGAGCCAGGAAATCGCAGTTATCGGCAGTCCGGACTTCACTACGGGATTCCGACTTGCGGGTGTCCGCAAGTTCGAGAACGTCCCGGACGAAGACAAGGACGAAGCACTCGACGAGGCCGTTATGCGGACGCTCGAGGACGAGGACGTCGGCATCATCGTGATGCACGAAGACGACCTCGACCACCTCTCGCGTAACCCTCGTCAGTCGGTCGAGCGCAGCATCGAGCCAACGCTCGTGACGCTCGGCGGGTCTGGTGGGGCAAGCGGCCTCCGAGACCAGATCAAGAGAGCAATCGGTATCGATCTGATGGACGAATAA
- a CDS encoding V-type ATP synthase subunit C: MSAAGGSNPEYVIARVRARRSALFGDEEYRKLVRMGPAEIARFMEESEYETEINALGSRFSGVDLIEYGLNRNMAKQFNDILDWADGRLYDLIARYLRKFDAWNVKTIIRGIYSEAPRDEVETDLIRAGEFDDRLLSRLLDAAEIEEAVELLSGTIFGDGLEAAFDDYEDTGVLVPLENAVDRAFYEQLLEGLVVGEETKQYREFLEAEIDFRNARNALRIARSGADLDPIDYFIEGGTLFRAAELASLATNTDELVSKIRDSRYGDRLSNALSDLEEVDSLIGFERALDAALLEYADTLGYVFPLSVTPVISYILAKEREVDNIRAIARGREAGLDPDAIEEELVIQ, from the coding sequence ATGAGCGCTGCTGGCGGCTCGAACCCGGAATACGTCATCGCCCGCGTGCGAGCGCGACGTAGCGCTCTGTTCGGAGACGAAGAGTACCGCAAACTGGTCCGTATGGGACCGGCCGAAATCGCCCGATTCATGGAGGAGTCGGAGTACGAGACGGAGATCAACGCCCTGGGAAGCCGATTCTCTGGTGTCGACCTCATCGAGTACGGACTGAATCGCAACATGGCGAAGCAGTTCAACGACATCCTCGACTGGGCTGACGGCCGCCTCTACGACCTCATCGCGCGATACCTTCGGAAGTTCGACGCGTGGAACGTCAAGACCATCATCCGCGGAATCTACTCCGAGGCCCCACGGGACGAGGTCGAAACCGACCTCATCCGTGCCGGCGAGTTCGACGACCGACTTCTCTCGCGCCTGCTCGACGCAGCCGAAATCGAGGAAGCCGTCGAACTCCTCTCGGGGACTATCTTCGGTGACGGTCTCGAGGCCGCCTTCGACGACTACGAAGACACAGGCGTCCTCGTCCCGTTAGAGAACGCCGTCGACCGAGCCTTCTACGAGCAACTGCTCGAAGGACTGGTCGTCGGTGAAGAGACGAAGCAGTACCGCGAATTCCTCGAAGCAGAGATAGACTTCCGAAACGCTCGCAACGCACTCCGCATCGCTCGCAGTGGTGCCGACCTCGACCCGATCGATTACTTCATCGAGGGCGGCACGCTGTTCCGCGCGGCGGAACTCGCGTCGCTGGCGACGAACACGGACGAACTCGTCTCGAAGATTCGCGACAGTCGGTACGGTGACCGCCTCTCGAATGCGCTGTCAGACCTCGAAGAGGTAGACAGCCTCATCGGCTTCGAGCGCGCCCTCGACGCGGCGCTCTTGGAGTACGCGGACACACTCGGATACGTGTTCCCGCTTTCGGTCACGCCAGTCATCTCGTACATCCTCGCCAAGGAGCGCGAGGTTGACAACATTCGGGCAATCGCCCGCGGCCGCGAGGCCGGACTGGACCCCGACGCAATCGAAGAGGAGCTGGTCATCCAATGA
- a CDS encoding V-type ATP synthase subunit E — protein MSLDNVVEDIRDEARARAEEIKEAGEERADEIRSEAEAEADALVEERKESVEAQIKREREQALSSAKLEAKQARLGARRDVLQRVRSQVEDELAGLEGERREELTRTLLDAASVEFEDEDKVYVYGRADDADLLEDILADYDGYEVAGERDCLGGVVVEGTNSRVRVNNTFDSVLDTVWEDNLKEVSARLFDDQ, from the coding sequence ATGAGTTTGGACAACGTCGTTGAGGACATCCGAGACGAAGCCCGCGCACGTGCGGAGGAAATCAAAGAGGCCGGCGAGGAACGAGCGGACGAGATTCGTTCCGAGGCCGAAGCGGAAGCCGACGCGCTCGTCGAAGAGCGCAAGGAGTCCGTCGAAGCCCAGATCAAACGGGAGCGCGAACAGGCGCTCTCAAGCGCGAAACTCGAAGCCAAGCAGGCACGTCTCGGCGCACGCCGTGACGTTCTCCAGCGCGTTCGTTCTCAGGTCGAGGACGAACTCGCAGGGCTCGAAGGCGAGCGTCGTGAAGAACTCACGCGCACGCTTCTCGACGCTGCCTCGGTCGAGTTCGAAGACGAAGACAAAGTCTACGTCTACGGTCGCGCCGATGACGCCGACCTACTCGAAGATATCCTCGCCGACTACGACGGCTACGAAGTTGCTGGAGAGCGCGACTGCCTCGGTGGCGTCGTGGTCGAAGGCACGAATTCGCGCGTCCGGGTGAACAACACCTTCGACTCGGTCCTCGACACAGTCTGGGAGGACAACCTGAAGGAAGTGAGTGCGCGACTATTCGACGACCAATGA
- a CDS encoding F0F1 ATP synthase subunit C: MIEAIEPLMTALQSEAAAAPAIEPSAAAALAVGLAAFGAGYAERGIGAAAMGAIAEDEDLFVNGLILTVLPETLVILALVVVFLV, from the coding sequence ATGATTGAAGCAATTGAACCCCTCATGACTGCACTGCAGAGTGAAGCAGCTGCTGCCCCCGCAATCGAGCCCTCGGCCGCCGCGGCCCTGGCTGTCGGTCTCGCCGCCTTCGGCGCAGGCTACGCGGAACGTGGCATCGGTGCCGCCGCGATGGGCGCCATCGCTGAGGACGAGGACCTCTTCGTCAACGGGCTGATCCTTACGGTTCTTCCCGAAACCCTCGTCATCCTCGCGCTGGTCGTCGTCTTCCTGGTCTAA
- a CDS encoding V-type ATP synthase subunit I has product MLRPEQMSKVSVTGSKGVMSEVIEAVHDLRLLHVTEYDGSWQEEFGFETGAPIEGAESASDKLVTIRSLKSILGVDENDAGRQRIVPDDALGEPLEEIREKVNELDDRRSELENKQNAIGDEIEAMEPFVDLGIDLELLSGYDSLQVVVGQGKLEPVERAIVDAPTIDTYEIFSGERTHAIFGRPTEDASETALVDALVGSDFATFEIPDAEGSPKDHVRDLEQQKREIESKLDTVESELHDLKVEEGEFLLAAEERLAIDVQKTEAPLSFATTENAFVAEGWIPTGQYNEFASELKSIVGERVDVEELERAEFSHDGHDHATEDVSETGGTAAATDGGVVTMANDEPPTVQNNSGAVKPFELLVQAVNRPNYFELDPTVILFLTFPAFFGFMIGDFGYGLLYTAIGYFLYTNFDSNALKSMGGVTIAAGVSTTLFGILYGEIFGLHLITEYFWVGVVDLTHAPIEKGLSPATAEWALGWLTVSVILGIIHLNIGYIFDFVDLADLHGVKEAVLEAGSWILMLNGLWVWIFSPALGDIPPEFLFTTFSSEGVIPLGFTGFPEIIGWAGLGAFFVGLALLAMAEPAELIEFISVLSNVLSYTRLAAVLLAKAGMAFAVNLLFFGAYEHHGEFHFLLNYGPQYALEHYEGAVILFPGLMHSGAAGLVGGLVVLVLGHALVLALGVTSAGLQAVRLEYVEFFGKFFEGGGREYEPFGYERQFTTED; this is encoded by the coding sequence ATGCTCAGACCTGAGCAGATGAGCAAGGTCTCGGTGACCGGTTCCAAGGGCGTCATGTCCGAGGTCATCGAGGCTGTCCACGACCTCCGACTGCTCCACGTCACCGAGTACGACGGGTCGTGGCAGGAGGAGTTCGGATTCGAGACGGGAGCGCCAATCGAAGGCGCAGAGAGTGCGTCCGACAAACTCGTCACCATTCGCTCGCTCAAGAGCATCCTCGGTGTCGACGAGAACGACGCCGGCCGTCAGCGCATCGTCCCCGACGACGCGCTGGGTGAACCCCTCGAAGAGATCCGAGAGAAGGTCAACGAACTGGACGACCGTCGCTCCGAACTGGAGAACAAACAGAACGCCATCGGGGACGAAATCGAGGCGATGGAACCCTTCGTCGACCTCGGAATCGACCTCGAACTCCTGTCGGGGTACGACTCCCTTCAGGTCGTCGTCGGACAGGGTAAACTCGAACCGGTCGAGCGTGCCATCGTCGACGCACCGACTATCGACACCTACGAGATTTTCTCGGGTGAGCGAACCCACGCCATCTTCGGCCGTCCCACCGAGGACGCTTCGGAGACGGCACTGGTGGACGCACTCGTCGGGTCGGACTTCGCGACGTTCGAAATTCCGGACGCCGAGGGAAGTCCCAAAGACCACGTCCGTGACCTCGAACAGCAGAAGCGCGAAATCGAGTCCAAGCTCGACACGGTCGAATCCGAGCTTCACGACCTGAAAGTCGAAGAGGGCGAGTTCCTCCTCGCGGCCGAGGAGCGTCTCGCCATCGACGTCCAGAAAACCGAAGCACCGCTCTCGTTCGCGACGACGGAGAACGCCTTCGTCGCCGAAGGGTGGATTCCGACCGGACAGTACAACGAGTTCGCCAGCGAACTGAAGAGCATCGTCGGCGAGCGCGTCGACGTCGAGGAACTCGAACGCGCCGAGTTCTCCCACGACGGCCACGACCACGCCACGGAAGATGTCTCCGAAACTGGCGGTACCGCCGCGGCGACCGACGGCGGCGTGGTCACCATGGCCAACGACGAACCGCCGACGGTCCAGAACAACAGTGGGGCGGTCAAGCCGTTCGAACTGCTCGTTCAGGCAGTCAACCGGCCGAACTACTTCGAACTCGACCCGACCGTCATCCTGTTCCTGACGTTCCCGGCGTTCTTCGGGTTCATGATTGGTGACTTCGGGTACGGACTGTTGTACACCGCAATCGGGTACTTCCTCTACACGAACTTCGACAGTAACGCACTCAAGAGCATGGGTGGCGTCACCATCGCGGCCGGTGTGTCCACGACGCTCTTCGGCATCCTGTATGGCGAAATCTTCGGGCTGCACCTCATCACCGAGTACTTCTGGGTCGGTGTGGTCGATCTCACACACGCGCCGATCGAGAAGGGTCTGTCGCCGGCGACCGCTGAGTGGGCACTCGGTTGGCTCACCGTCAGCGTCATCCTTGGCATCATCCACCTCAACATCGGGTACATCTTCGACTTCGTTGACCTCGCTGACCTTCACGGTGTGAAGGAAGCAGTCCTCGAAGCCGGTTCGTGGATTCTGATGCTCAACGGCCTGTGGGTCTGGATCTTCAGCCCTGCGCTCGGCGACATCCCACCGGAGTTCCTGTTCACGACGTTCAGCAGTGAGGGCGTTATCCCGCTCGGCTTCACCGGCTTCCCGGAAATCATCGGCTGGGCTGGACTCGGAGCGTTCTTCGTCGGACTCGCACTCCTTGCGATGGCTGAGCCCGCAGAACTCATTGAGTTCATCAGCGTCCTCTCGAACGTGCTGTCGTACACTCGTCTTGCCGCAGTGTTGCTGGCGAAGGCCGGAATGGCGTTCGCAGTCAACCTGCTGTTCTTCGGCGCGTACGAACACCACGGCGAGTTCCACTTCCTGCTCAACTACGGGCCGCAGTACGCTCTCGAGCATTACGAAGGAGCAGTCATCTTGTTCCCCGGCCTGATGCACTCCGGTGCAGCAGGACTGGTCGGTGGCCTCGTCGTCCTCGTCCTCGGTCACGCACTCGTCCTCGCACTCGGTGTCACGAGTGCCGGTCTGCAGGCCGTGCGTCTCGAGTACGTCGAGTTCTTCGGCAAGTTCTTCGAGGGCGGTGGCCGCGAGTACGAACCGTTCGGCTACGAACGCCAGTTCACCACCGAGGACTAA
- the ahaH gene encoding ATP synthase archaeal subunit H has translation MPRQEVLERIKTAEQEADDIVEEAEAKREELVAEARREADEIRSEAEEEADELESERLQEGRKEIEAERERILEEGEEARDELIAEAEDRIDEAVESAIGKFEEAVDAQT, from the coding sequence ATGCCGAGACAAGAGGTTCTCGAACGAATCAAAACGGCCGAGCAGGAGGCCGACGACATTGTCGAAGAGGCCGAGGCCAAACGTGAGGAACTCGTCGCGGAGGCGCGCCGCGAGGCCGACGAGATTCGCTCCGAGGCCGAAGAAGAGGCTGACGAACTCGAATCGGAGCGTCTGCAGGAAGGACGCAAAGAGATAGAGGCCGAACGGGAACGCATCCTCGAAGAGGGCGAGGAAGCCCGTGACGAACTGATCGCCGAGGCGGAAGACCGCATCGACGAGGCGGTCGAATCCGCCATCGGCAAGTTCGAGGAGGCGGTTGATGCTCAGACCTGA
- a CDS encoding methyltransferase domain-containing protein, whose protein sequence is MGVLENKARARLFYKYLSKVYDQVNPFIWNEEMRDEALELLDIQQDDRVLDVGCGTGFGTEGLLQYTDDVHGLDQSIHQMQKAWEKFGKNDEVRFYRGDAERLPFADDSFDVIWSSGSIEYWPNPVTALEDFRRVVKPGHKVLVVGPDYPKTGVFQKLADAIMLFYDEEEADRMFQAAGFVDIEHHILQRQPGSPRAIVTIARAPADE, encoded by the coding sequence ATGGGAGTCCTCGAAAATAAAGCGCGGGCCCGCCTGTTCTACAAATACCTCTCGAAGGTGTACGACCAGGTCAACCCGTTCATCTGGAACGAGGAGATGCGCGACGAGGCGCTCGAACTACTCGACATCCAACAGGACGACAGAGTCCTCGACGTTGGGTGTGGAACTGGCTTCGGGACCGAAGGTCTGCTCCAGTACACGGACGACGTTCACGGCCTCGACCAGAGTATCCACCAGATGCAGAAGGCGTGGGAGAAGTTCGGCAAGAACGACGAAGTCCGGTTCTACCGCGGTGACGCCGAACGCCTGCCCTTTGCCGACGACTCGTTCGACGTCATCTGGTCGTCTGGGTCCATCGAGTACTGGCCGAACCCCGTCACGGCGCTAGAAGACTTCCGCCGCGTGGTCAAACCCGGTCACAAGGTGCTCGTCGTCGGCCCCGACTACCCGAAGACTGGTGTCTTCCAGAAACTCGCCGACGCAATCATGCTGTTCTACGACGAGGAGGAGGCCGACCGGATGTTCCAGGCCGCCGGATTCGTCGACATCGAACACCACATCCTCCAGCGCCAACCGGGAAGCCCCCGCGCTATCGTAACCATCGCGCGCGCACCTGCGGACGAATAA
- a CDS encoding type IV pilin, which yields MPRQFHHATRGSTGLVGSVLFVGLLVVLAGVVGAAALDTADSTQDPIRPTVLSVSVADETVTLIHEGGAPLDVRSLRLRITVDGDPLAYQPPIPFFSARGFRPGPTGPFNVASDPRWTVGEEASLELAGTNEPALSPGVRVVVRVYDDDTPVAVGRTMAS from the coding sequence ATGCCTCGCCAGTTTCACCACGCCACGCGCGGGTCCACAGGTCTCGTCGGAAGCGTTCTCTTCGTCGGGTTGCTCGTCGTCCTCGCGGGCGTCGTCGGTGCCGCCGCCCTCGACACTGCCGACTCCACCCAAGACCCGATTCGGCCGACGGTCCTGTCTGTCTCCGTCGCGGACGAGACTGTTACACTGATACACGAAGGGGGCGCGCCGCTCGACGTTCGGTCACTTCGACTCCGAATCACGGTCGATGGAGACCCACTGGCGTATCAACCTCCGATTCCGTTCTTCTCGGCACGCGGGTTTCGACCGGGACCAACCGGGCCGTTCAACGTCGCGTCGGACCCCCGGTGGACAGTCGGCGAGGAGGCGAGTCTCGAACTCGCGGGCACGAACGAACCTGCTCTCTCGCCGGGTGTGCGAGTCGTCGTCCGCGTCTACGACGACGACACGCCGGTCGCCGTCGGCCGAACGATGGCGTCGTGA
- a CDS encoding DUF7094 domain-containing protein — translation MKALPLFVVILLVASPVLAAANPGGVAGQATAIDGTTTAQVQPPANETIRVLDIEETSLVRSTVETEYVDLGPSLDFAALRTGGQIQTRASINRIESVGDDVSLRSQLILGELNRVEQRAIALQSDQQSAITQYNADELTARELLVEFARIDAEARDLNERRIALRELAAETPDFSVDSGRLAALERELDTFTGPVRAHAAEVLTGKADPTRFSVRTSQSGAVLSTITDDTYVREAYRGDLRDRDESGVSPTEALETVSANYPEVWESRATQNGADVVGAGNSYLVRITHDRGQLYAYVDSGSKNVFKESQTRPLDALSRGAPESEIKDGINLTVYRTYPGGPLRIQLNESATGDPINANVTIGVEASRESTLLGRTGPDGTIWTVSPSSPYTITVIRGNAAVVLTVSPTPIPELATNSTGSTNTTTDVQPTASPTTASATSPLTASTA, via the coding sequence ATGAAGGCCCTCCCGCTCTTCGTCGTCATACTCCTGGTGGCTTCACCGGTTCTCGCCGCGGCGAATCCCGGTGGCGTCGCAGGCCAAGCGACGGCCATCGATGGCACGACCACCGCTCAGGTCCAACCCCCAGCAAACGAGACCATCCGCGTCCTCGACATCGAAGAGACGTCGCTGGTCCGTTCGACCGTCGAAACAGAGTATGTCGACCTCGGTCCGTCGCTCGACTTCGCCGCCCTCAGGACCGGTGGCCAGATTCAGACGCGCGCGTCCATCAACCGAATCGAGTCTGTGGGCGACGACGTGAGTCTCCGCAGTCAACTGATTCTCGGCGAACTGAACCGCGTCGAACAACGCGCAATCGCGCTTCAGAGCGACCAGCAGTCCGCTATCACCCAGTACAACGCCGACGAACTGACGGCGCGCGAACTGCTCGTCGAGTTCGCCCGCATCGACGCCGAAGCGCGTGACCTCAACGAGCGACGCATCGCGTTGCGAGAACTCGCCGCCGAGACGCCCGACTTCTCTGTCGACTCTGGGCGGTTAGCGGCACTCGAACGCGAACTCGATACCTTCACTGGCCCGGTCCGCGCTCACGCCGCAGAGGTGCTCACCGGAAAGGCAGACCCGACGCGGTTCTCCGTCCGCACGAGTCAGTCCGGTGCCGTTCTCAGTACCATCACGGACGACACCTACGTCCGGGAAGCCTACCGCGGTGACCTGCGCGACAGAGACGAAAGTGGCGTCTCACCCACCGAGGCACTCGAAACCGTCTCCGCGAACTATCCCGAAGTCTGGGAGAGTCGTGCGACGCAGAACGGTGCAGACGTAGTCGGCGCGGGGAACAGTTACCTCGTCCGTATCACGCACGACAGAGGCCAGTTGTACGCGTACGTCGACAGCGGGAGTAAGAACGTCTTCAAAGAGTCACAAACGCGCCCGCTCGACGCCCTGTCGCGCGGCGCCCCGGAGAGCGAAATCAAAGACGGCATCAACCTCACCGTCTACCGGACGTATCCCGGTGGCCCGCTTCGAATCCAACTGAACGAGTCGGCGACTGGCGACCCGATAAACGCGAACGTCACTATCGGTGTCGAGGCGAGTCGAGAGAGTACGCTTCTCGGTCGGACCGGACCCGATGGGACGATTTGGACCGTCTCGCCGTCGAGTCCGTACACTATCACGGTCATCAGAGGGAACGCCGCTGTCGTCCTCACCGTCTCGCCGACGCCGATTCCCGAGTTAGCGACGAACTCGACCGGGTCGACGAACACCACGACTGACGTACAACCGACAGCGTCGCCAACGACGGCATCGGCAACGTCGCCGCTGACAGCATCGACAGCGTAA
- a CDS encoding helix-turn-helix transcriptional regulator: MRSVALIVALLTVAAGIAAPVAAGGPSVAGTSGSETVTALDDTTVVAQQSTLERSPQTDIFIELHGDQSASWRVEMRYELESENETAAFEEFAQEYEAGSADVGLDAALFERVSDTAESQTGRTMAIENATTRAYIENQTGVVALTFTWTNFLERTDNGVRLGDAFAAGGGQTWLTSLGENQNLTIQTPPGYAVSSTNLPLEDNAIVIEGPRTFESTDELTVSYVSTGGPSAGIPWGVLVGLAVVVTLSGAAVVYVRRQSKDGIESAPASDNATSSDELSSEPEPAAASDPEPTEEPIGPIESSEAGVDLDLLSDEERVELLLEQNGGRMKQANIVKETGWSDAKVSQLLSSMADENRVEKLRLGRENLISLPDEVEDDT, translated from the coding sequence ATGCGGAGCGTCGCCCTCATCGTTGCTCTCCTCACCGTCGCCGCTGGTATCGCGGCACCGGTTGCGGCGGGAGGCCCGTCCGTAGCCGGCACCTCCGGTTCCGAGACGGTGACGGCCCTCGACGACACGACGGTCGTCGCCCAACAGTCGACGCTCGAACGGTCACCGCAGACGGACATTTTCATCGAACTCCACGGCGACCAATCGGCATCGTGGCGCGTCGAGATGCGCTACGAACTCGAAAGCGAAAACGAGACGGCGGCGTTCGAAGAGTTCGCACAGGAGTACGAGGCTGGAAGCGCGGACGTCGGCCTCGACGCGGCCCTCTTCGAGCGAGTCAGCGACACAGCAGAGTCGCAAACCGGACGTACGATGGCTATCGAGAACGCGACGACGAGAGCGTACATCGAGAACCAGACGGGCGTCGTCGCACTCACGTTCACGTGGACGAACTTCCTCGAACGAACGGACAACGGCGTCCGACTCGGTGACGCATTCGCTGCCGGAGGGGGCCAAACGTGGCTCACCTCACTCGGCGAGAATCAGAACCTCACCATCCAGACGCCACCGGGATACGCGGTCAGCAGTACGAACCTCCCACTCGAAGACAACGCCATCGTCATCGAGGGGCCGCGAACGTTCGAATCGACCGACGAGTTAACCGTGAGTTACGTCTCCACGGGTGGACCGTCGGCCGGTATTCCCTGGGGTGTCCTCGTCGGCCTCGCCGTCGTCGTCACCCTCTCGGGCGCGGCAGTCGTGTACGTCCGTCGGCAGTCGAAAGACGGAATCGAGTCAGCGCCGGCCAGTGACAATGCCACGTCGAGCGACGAACTCTCATCCGAACCAGAGCCAGCAGCAGCGTCGGACCCAGAGCCGACTGAAGAGCCAATCGGCCCCATCGAATCGTCGGAAGCGGGCGTCGACTTGGACCTCCTGTCCGACGAAGAGCGCGTCGAACTGCTCTTAGAACAGAACGGCGGCCGGATGAAGCAGGCCAACATCGTCAAGGAGACTGGCTGGTCCGATGCCAAAGTCTCGCAACTGCTCTCGTCGATGGCCGACGAGAACCGCGTGGAAAAGCTCCGTCTCGGGCGCGAGAACCTCATCTCGCTCCCGGACGAAGTCGAAGACGACACGTAA
- a CDS encoding electron transfer flavoprotein subunit beta/FixA family protein, producing MKVLVTVKEVAEVEEDFQLDGLHVAEQYLEYDLNEWDEYAVEEAVQIAEENDDVEVVSVTIGPERSEETIRMALAKGVDRAIRVWDDALDDVDLLDVGAKARLLSAVVEEEDPDLVLTGVQANDDSFGATGVSLASAIDFEWAAVVNALDLDVDGGVANVRRELEGGVEELTEVDLPAVLTIQTGINEPRYASLRGIRQAQSKEIKPMALSDLGLDDAVVESDLVLTDVYEPETESDAVYFEGDAGEQAAELATVLREKGVGAQ from the coding sequence ATGAAAGTTCTCGTAACTGTCAAAGAGGTAGCCGAGGTGGAGGAGGACTTCCAACTCGATGGCCTCCACGTCGCAGAACAATATCTCGAGTACGACCTCAACGAGTGGGACGAGTACGCGGTCGAAGAGGCCGTCCAAATCGCCGAGGAGAACGACGACGTCGAAGTCGTCAGCGTGACCATCGGCCCCGAGCGCTCTGAAGAGACCATCCGCATGGCACTCGCCAAAGGTGTCGACCGTGCCATCCGCGTGTGGGACGACGCACTCGACGACGTCGACCTGCTCGACGTCGGCGCGAAGGCGCGACTGCTCTCGGCCGTCGTCGAAGAAGAAGACCCTGACCTCGTCCTCACGGGTGTGCAGGCGAACGACGACAGTTTCGGCGCGACCGGTGTCTCGCTCGCGTCTGCAATCGACTTCGAGTGGGCAGCAGTCGTCAACGCCCTCGACCTCGACGTCGATGGCGGCGTCGCGAACGTCCGCCGCGAACTCGAAGGCGGCGTCGAAGAACTGACCGAGGTCGACCTCCCAGCCGTCCTCACCATCCAGACAGGTATCAACGAACCCCGCTACGCGAGTCTGCGCGGGATTCGGCAGGCCCAGTCGAAGGAAATCAAGCCGATGGCGCTGTCGGACCTCGGTCTCGACGACGCTGTCGTCGAGTCGGACCTCGTCCTGACCGACGTGTACGAACCGGAGACGGAATCCGACGCCGTCTACTTCGAGGGTGACGCCGGGGAGCAAGCCGCCGAACTTGCGACTGTCCTCCGCGAGAAGGGGGTGGGTGCCCAATGA
- a CDS encoding electron transfer flavoprotein subunit alpha/FixB family protein, with amino-acid sequence MSDVLAITEHRRGELRDVSFELVTAGSDLVGETGGDLHLAVIGGDVDAFADELALDGVDTIHTVPEGDEFNHDVYVQAIAALYEELDPTYVLMGNTVNGLDYAPAVAEQLDIPLVTDAIGLQNDGNLVVTREMYASKVESTVEVDADHAAVTIRSAEWEPTEAAGEPAVEAFDFELDESRVRSRVTGFEEVGGGDVDISDADVLVSVGRGIEEEENLELVQNLADALGATLSSSRPIVDNGWLPKDRQVGQSGKVVTPKVYLAIGISGAVQHVAGMKGAETIIAVNTDPDAPIFDIADYGIVGDLFDVVPELIEQFE; translated from the coding sequence ATGAGCGACGTTCTCGCAATCACCGAGCACCGCCGCGGCGAACTCCGCGACGTGTCGTTCGAACTCGTCACCGCCGGCAGCGACCTCGTCGGTGAGACTGGCGGCGACCTGCACCTCGCAGTCATCGGCGGCGACGTCGACGCCTTCGCCGACGAACTCGCACTCGACGGCGTGGACACCATCCACACCGTGCCGGAAGGCGACGAGTTCAATCACGACGTGTACGTGCAGGCCATCGCGGCCCTCTACGAGGAACTCGACCCCACGTACGTCCTCATGGGCAACACGGTCAACGGCCTCGACTACGCGCCGGCCGTCGCCGAGCAACTCGACATTCCGCTCGTGACCGACGCAATCGGCCTCCAGAACGACGGGAACCTCGTCGTCACCCGCGAGATGTACGCCTCGAAGGTCGAATCCACCGTCGAAGTCGACGCCGACCACGCCGCGGTCACCATCCGCTCCGCCGAGTGGGAACCGACCGAGGCGGCCGGTGAACCCGCCGTCGAAGCGTTCGACTTCGAACTGGACGAGTCTCGCGTACGCTCGCGCGTGACTGGATTCGAAGAAGTCGGCGGCGGCGACGTGGACATCTCCGACGCGGACGTGCTCGTCTCCGTCGGCCGCGGTATCGAAGAAGAAGAGAACCTCGAACTCGTCCAGAACCTCGCCGACGCACTCGGTGCGACGCTCTCGTCGTCGCGCCCCATCGTCGACAACGGGTGGCTTCCGAAAGACCGGCAAGTCGGCCAGTCCGGGAAAGTCGTCACGCCGAAGGTCTACCTCGCCATCGGTATCTCCGGGGCAGTCCAGCACGTCGCCGGAATGAAAGGCGCAGAGACCATCATCGCGGTCAACACCGACCCCGACGCGCCTATCTTCGACATCGCCGATTACGGTATCGTCGGCGACCTCTTCGACGTGGTTCCGGAACTCATCGAACAGTTCGAGTAG